The Niastella koreensis GR20-10 genome includes a window with the following:
- a CDS encoding PorP/SprF family type IX secretion system membrane protein, translating to MKIFLSVGCMVIMLCEGVGLRAQDAHFSQFYAMPVLRNPALTGLFPEDIRGTVAYRDQWSPINVPYKTMALGAEFNVPVQPGEYHWIKESFGLQITHDVAGDSKLSKTQLMPAMNFHFPLSPYTDVNSQLSIGINGSMVLNSFNTKDLQFDDQFVNSPVLAPSRQAFTTTQRTYFNGLGLGVVYNYGNYELDEARYYVGASIVNYQFAKKQQYFQNTYIDSARNYRIGVNAGGTYPTGEDSRLNIYADYFRQARNNLLQFGAMMTFDLPTWDLALTGGLVCRWDDALVPIVNLEYRNLFIGLSYDANINNRLVIAGRTKNVFELMLSYKGFLNILDRQYRCPDRPAQTQVW from the coding sequence ATGAAAATATTTCTTAGTGTAGGGTGTATGGTTATAATGCTATGTGAAGGTGTTGGCCTGAGGGCGCAGGACGCGCATTTCAGCCAGTTTTACGCCATGCCCGTGCTGCGTAATCCTGCTTTAACGGGGCTGTTCCCGGAAGACATTCGCGGAACTGTTGCGTACCGCGATCAATGGAGCCCGATCAACGTGCCCTATAAAACAATGGCGTTGGGCGCCGAATTTAATGTGCCGGTACAGCCGGGTGAATACCATTGGATAAAGGAAAGTTTTGGGTTGCAGATCACCCATGATGTAGCAGGTGATTCAAAACTAAGCAAAACGCAACTGATGCCGGCCATGAATTTTCATTTTCCGCTTTCGCCCTACACCGATGTCAATTCGCAGTTATCAATCGGCATAAACGGTTCGATGGTGTTAAATAGTTTTAATACCAAAGACCTTCAGTTCGATGATCAGTTTGTAAATAGCCCGGTACTGGCGCCTTCGCGGCAGGCATTTACTACTACCCAACGCACTTACTTTAATGGGCTCGGGTTAGGCGTTGTATATAATTATGGCAACTACGAATTGGATGAGGCGCGCTATTATGTGGGCGCCAGTATTGTCAACTACCAGTTTGCCAAAAAGCAGCAATATTTTCAGAATACTTATATTGATTCGGCCCGCAATTACCGCATCGGTGTCAACGCCGGTGGAACGTATCCCACCGGCGAAGATTCCCGGCTAAATATATATGCAGATTATTTCAGGCAGGCCAGAAATAACCTGTTGCAATTTGGCGCCATGATGACATTTGACCTTCCCACCTGGGACCTGGCCCTTACCGGTGGTTTGGTTTGCCGCTGGGACGATGCGTTGGTGCCCATAGTAAACCTGGAATACAGAAACCTGTTTATTGGATTGAGCTATGATGCCAATATCAACAACAGACTGGTGATTGCCGGCCGGACAAAGAACGTATTTGAACTGATGTTATCGTATAAAGGCTTTTTAAACATCCTGGATCGTCAATATCGTTGTCCTGACCGGCCTGCTCAAACCCAGGTTTGGTAA
- a CDS encoding alpha-L-rhamnosidase, with protein sequence MKKQLLIAGSCILLGTLGASGQVTLQLQHLLTENLVNPLGINVTTPRFSWQLSGSRRNVQQSAWEIKVTTGKTAVWNSGKINSAQSVQVPYAGNPLQPATKYSWQVRVWDTAGHVTPWSAPASFQTALATAADWKAQWITPGFTEDADTRPAILYRKTFSLPKKIRTATAYITAHGLYEAQINGQRVGDAYLTPGWTSYNKRLQYQVYDVTPLLVAGANAIGVSVGNGWYRGSLAWNGNKNSWGSDAALLVQIAITFTDGSTQNLITDGAWKSSTGAIRYDEIYHGETVDTREEKAGWANAACNEAGWSAVQTGDYSKEVLIPTYNEPVRKHETFKPVKVLTTPNGKTVLDFGQNLVGWVMVKAKGNSGDSIVIKHAEVLDKNGNFYTENLRAAKATATYILDGKEERTLEPHFSWFGFRYIQVEGYPGEINPDNFTAVALYSDMQPTGSFTCSQPLLNQLQHNIQWGQRGNFLDVPTDCPQRDERLGWTGDAQAFSRTASFNFGVNNFFAKWLHDVAADQKADGSVPHVIPNVLGPNAGGSTGWADVCTILPWNMYLAYGDKRILEDQYSSMKAWVGYMQAQSKNNLWQTGFHFGDWLFYRPFDDNDGKAAVTDKYLIAQCFYAHSTQLLINAAKQLGRTEDVTTYGELLQKIKAAFVNEYLTPNGRLVSGTQTAYVLALNFDMLPEALRAQAAARLVENIKDYRNHLTTGFLGTPYLCHVLSRFGYTDIAYSLLLQESYPSWLYPVKMGATTIWERWDGQKPDSTFQTPGMNSFNHYAYGAIGDWMYRIIAGLDTYEDGPGYKHIKIHPHPGGGLTNATATLQTYYGTASSGWTVNGNDLTLDIEIPANTTADIYLPASSEGTITESGMVLSAQKDIKVAGSDDQYIVVKTGSGKYHFVITRAH encoded by the coding sequence ATGAAAAAACAACTGCTCATTGCTGGCAGCTGCATCCTGTTAGGTACCTTGGGTGCAAGCGGCCAGGTTACGCTGCAGCTGCAACACCTGCTCACAGAAAACCTGGTAAATCCACTGGGGATAAACGTAACAACACCACGCTTTAGCTGGCAGCTTTCGGGCTCCCGGCGTAACGTACAACAATCAGCCTGGGAAATAAAAGTTACCACCGGCAAAACGGCCGTGTGGAACAGCGGAAAGATCAATTCTGCCCAATCGGTACAGGTGCCATACGCAGGTAATCCACTGCAGCCAGCCACTAAATACAGCTGGCAGGTACGGGTTTGGGATACTGCCGGCCATGTAACGCCCTGGAGCGCACCGGCCAGTTTTCAAACAGCACTGGCAACAGCGGCCGACTGGAAAGCCCAGTGGATAACACCGGGCTTTACCGAAGATGCCGATACCCGCCCGGCCATCCTGTATCGCAAAACATTCTCCCTGCCCAAAAAGATCCGTACGGCCACCGCTTACATAACCGCACATGGCCTGTACGAAGCCCAGATCAACGGACAGCGGGTAGGGGATGCCTACCTTACTCCAGGCTGGACGAGCTACAACAAACGCCTGCAGTACCAGGTGTATGATGTAACGCCGTTACTGGTTGCCGGCGCCAACGCTATAGGCGTTTCGGTTGGCAATGGCTGGTACCGCGGTTCCCTGGCCTGGAATGGCAATAAAAATTCCTGGGGCAGCGATGCCGCCCTGCTGGTACAAATAGCCATCACATTCACCGACGGTTCAACCCAGAATTTAATAACCGATGGCGCCTGGAAATCTTCTACCGGTGCTATCCGTTATGACGAAATATACCATGGCGAAACCGTAGATACCCGCGAAGAAAAAGCCGGTTGGGCAAATGCCGCCTGCAACGAGGCAGGCTGGAGTGCCGTACAAACCGGCGATTACTCCAAAGAGGTATTGATCCCCACGTATAATGAACCGGTAAGAAAACACGAAACCTTCAAACCGGTAAAAGTGCTTACCACACCCAATGGAAAAACCGTACTCGATTTTGGCCAGAACCTCGTTGGCTGGGTAATGGTAAAAGCAAAAGGCAACAGCGGCGATTCCATAGTGATAAAGCATGCCGAAGTGCTGGATAAAAATGGTAATTTTTATACCGAAAACCTGCGTGCAGCCAAAGCAACGGCTACCTATATTCTGGATGGTAAAGAAGAAAGAACGCTGGAGCCGCATTTCAGCTGGTTCGGCTTCCGGTATATTCAGGTGGAAGGTTATCCCGGTGAAATCAACCCCGACAACTTCACCGCAGTTGCCCTGTACTCTGATATGCAACCCACGGGCAGCTTTACCTGTTCGCAACCCTTGCTCAATCAATTACAACATAATATTCAATGGGGACAACGCGGCAACTTCCTCGATGTGCCTACTGACTGCCCCCAACGTGACGAACGCCTTGGCTGGACGGGCGATGCGCAGGCATTTTCCCGCACGGCCTCGTTTAATTTCGGCGTCAATAATTTCTTTGCCAAATGGCTGCACGACGTGGCCGCTGATCAAAAAGCCGATGGTTCGGTGCCCCATGTAATTCCCAATGTACTGGGCCCAAATGCAGGCGGTTCAACCGGCTGGGCAGATGTATGTACCATTCTGCCCTGGAACATGTACCTGGCTTATGGCGATAAACGCATCCTCGAAGACCAATACAGCAGTATGAAGGCCTGGGTAGGTTATATGCAGGCGCAAAGCAAGAACAACCTGTGGCAAACCGGTTTCCATTTTGGCGACTGGCTTTTTTACCGGCCTTTTGACGACAATGACGGCAAAGCCGCTGTTACCGACAAATACCTGATCGCCCAATGTTTCTATGCACACTCCACCCAGCTGCTGATCAATGCCGCCAAACAATTGGGCAGAACCGAAGACGTAACCACTTACGGGGAACTGTTACAAAAAATAAAAGCGGCCTTTGTAAATGAGTACCTCACCCCCAATGGCCGCCTGGTTTCAGGCACCCAAACAGCTTACGTGCTGGCCTTAAACTTTGATATGTTACCCGAAGCTTTGCGGGCACAGGCCGCAGCACGACTGGTAGAGAACATCAAGGATTATAGAAACCATTTAACAACCGGCTTTCTGGGAACACCATACCTCTGCCATGTATTGAGCCGCTTTGGTTATACCGATATAGCCTATAGCTTGCTGTTACAGGAATCGTACCCCTCGTGGTTATATCCCGTTAAAATGGGCGCTACCACCATCTGGGAACGCTGGGACGGGCAAAAACCCGACAGCACCTTTCAAACTCCGGGCATGAATTCCTTTAACCATTACGCCTATGGCGCCATTGGCGACTGGATGTACCGCATTATTGCCGGCCTGGATACCTACGAAGATGGACCTGGTTATAAGCATATAAAGATCCATCCACACCCCGGTGGCGGATTAACCAACGCTACCGCCACCCTGCAAACGTATTATGGAACGGCCAGCAGCGGCTGGACAGTAAATGGCAACGACCTTACGCTGGATATAGAGATCCCGGCCAATACCACCGCAGATATTTATTTACCGGCGTCATCAGAAGGCACCATTACAGAAAGCGGCATGGTCCTGTCGGCTCAGAAAGATATAAAAGTGGCCGGCTCCGATGACCAGTATATAGTGGTAAAAACAGGATCGGGAAAGTATCATTTTGTGATTACAAGGGCGCATTGA
- a CDS encoding DUF2278 family protein, whose amino-acid sequence MPIAHYGVLKGKASASLRATAQSEHYQILINHGNNPHRIAINTKSSEAPSQVLYYASDDFHHEITDAIQQANLAVGFTALESKPGGLALDFIRRNLFDHTEMIPLPSRGPGDNDDLNDRLDFFVQQAIRDDSAVVYAFGQHWQDNSGKDKYFAEINPSTGIHDIHMNQGNPAGSFFGDNGIWQDGGLLFHFASRNRWAAVFTAFQSQSFHTDDVHGNPVSEPTPPDQSKANIRIIAAMVNPNGDEVGKEYVILLNKTSQDVNLSGWQIVDKLKKADTIGNQVVPAGDTVRIKLTGQGAQLSNKGGNITLLNKEHVKIDGVTYTKEDAAVEGQLVEL is encoded by the coding sequence ATGCCTATAGCACACTATGGCGTACTGAAGGGCAAAGCATCAGCCAGCCTGCGCGCCACAGCACAAAGTGAGCACTATCAGATACTCATCAACCACGGTAACAATCCCCACCGCATTGCCATTAATACCAAATCGAGCGAAGCGCCCAGCCAGGTATTATATTATGCCAGCGATGATTTTCATCATGAGATCACTGATGCCATTCAACAGGCTAACCTGGCCGTTGGTTTTACTGCGCTCGAGTCAAAACCAGGCGGTCTGGCGCTCGATTTCATCCGGCGCAACCTGTTCGACCATACCGAAATGATCCCGCTGCCTTCCCGTGGCCCCGGCGACAATGACGACTTAAACGACCGGCTCGATTTTTTTGTACAACAGGCCATCCGCGACGACTCGGCTGTTGTATACGCTTTTGGCCAACACTGGCAGGACAATAGCGGAAAAGACAAGTACTTCGCCGAAATAAACCCCAGTACCGGTATTCACGATATTCATATGAACCAGGGTAACCCGGCCGGTAGTTTCTTTGGCGACAATGGCATTTGGCAGGATGGGGGCTTACTGTTTCATTTTGCCAGCCGCAACCGCTGGGCGGCCGTATTTACCGCTTTTCAATCGCAATCATTTCATACAGACGATGTGCATGGCAATCCCGTCAGCGAGCCAACACCGCCAGATCAATCAAAAGCAAACATCCGCATCATAGCCGCTATGGTAAATCCCAATGGGGATGAGGTAGGTAAGGAATATGTGATCCTGCTTAATAAAACCAGCCAGGACGTTAATTTATCCGGCTGGCAAATAGTTGACAAACTGAAAAAAGCCGACACCATCGGCAACCAGGTGGTGCCAGCCGGCGATACCGTGCGGATCAAATTAACCGGACAGGGCGCCCAGTTAAGCAACAAAGGCGGCAACATTACCTTATTGAATAAAGAACATGTGAAAATAGACGGCGTTACCTATACAAAGGAAGACGCCGCAGTAGAAGGCCAATTAGTAGAATTGTAA
- a CDS encoding DUF2461 domain-containing protein encodes MAKQTTAQPVVRKSGFDFLQALKKNNHRDWFNTHKERYQQEQEQLELFAEALLRELNKHDEIETPSGKKSLHRIYRDIRFSSDKTPYKTNWSGNFKRATKFRRGGYYFHLEPGNSYLAGGFWAPNSPDLKRIRDEIAFDAAPLRKILKSKSFTTTFGALTGEQVKTAPKGFDAAHEAIDLLRFKQYLLIRRFSDKEVLSDQFLAVASATYKNMRPFFDYMSEVLTTDTNGLEI; translated from the coding sequence ATGGCAAAACAAACAACAGCGCAACCAGTAGTTCGTAAATCAGGCTTTGATTTTTTACAGGCATTAAAAAAGAACAATCACCGGGATTGGTTCAATACCCATAAAGAAAGGTACCAACAGGAACAGGAGCAGCTGGAGCTGTTTGCCGAAGCCCTGTTGCGGGAACTGAACAAACACGATGAAATAGAAACTCCATCGGGCAAAAAAAGCCTGCACCGCATTTACCGCGACATTCGTTTTTCAAGTGATAAAACACCCTATAAAACAAACTGGAGCGGTAATTTCAAACGTGCTACCAAATTTCGCCGCGGTGGATATTATTTTCACCTGGAACCGGGCAACAGTTACCTGGCCGGTGGTTTCTGGGCGCCCAATTCACCAGACCTGAAACGCATTCGCGATGAAATAGCTTTTGATGCCGCCCCCTTGCGAAAGATCCTCAAAAGCAAAAGCTTTACTACCACCTTTGGCGCCCTCACCGGCGAACAGGTAAAAACCGCCCCCAAGGGTTTCGATGCCGCTCACGAGGCCATTGACCTGTTACGCTTTAAACAGTACCTGCTCATCAGGCGTTTTTCCGATAAGGAGGTATTGAGCGATCAGTTCCTGGCAGTAGCCAGCGCAACTTATAAAAACATGCGCCCGTTCTTCGATTATATGAGTGAAGTGCTCACTACCGACACCAATGGGTTGGAGATCTGA
- a CDS encoding winged helix-turn-helix transcriptional regulator, with the protein MSTKKEGKEYHKCLGLILPVSDAISVLSGKWKLPIIISLQFGNKRFSEIAKDIPKITDRMLSKELRDLEMNKLIKRTVYDSVPVVVEYSLTEYGESLDDLISELYKWGTKHRKKVMTKE; encoded by the coding sequence ATGTCAACAAAAAAAGAAGGAAAGGAATACCATAAATGTCTGGGACTGATCTTACCGGTATCAGACGCCATCAGCGTATTAAGCGGTAAATGGAAATTACCGATCATAATATCATTACAGTTTGGCAACAAAAGGTTCAGCGAAATAGCCAAAGACATTCCTAAAATAACAGACCGTATGTTGTCAAAAGAATTACGTGACCTGGAAATGAACAAACTGATAAAGCGCACCGTGTACGACTCCGTTCCGGTAGTAGTGGAATATTCATTGACTGAATATGGCGAGTCGTTGGACGACCTGATCTCGGAGTTGTATAAATGGGGCACCAAACACCGCAAAAAAGTGATGACAAAAGAGTAA
- a CDS encoding FMN-dependent NADH-azoreductase — protein MKKILNIVSSAKGNNSFSIKLSNAIIDKLLAAYPGSQVKTHDLTANPLPHLHENQLNAFFTPEEKRTDSHKQLVDYSDQAIQDLKDADIVVIGVPFYNFNIPSALKAWVDHIVRGGITFKYENGAPQGLVTNKKVYLAMASGGVYSDGPMKQYDFAEPFLRFILSFIGLNDITTFRVEGTAYPDLADAAFPKAVEAVNEYAF, from the coding sequence ATGAAAAAGATACTGAACATAGTGTCGAGCGCTAAAGGAAACAACTCCTTCAGCATTAAATTATCTAACGCTATTATTGACAAATTGTTAGCGGCTTACCCCGGCAGCCAGGTAAAAACTCACGACCTGACCGCCAATCCGCTGCCGCATTTACACGAGAACCAGTTGAATGCGTTTTTTACTCCGGAGGAAAAACGTACCGACAGTCATAAACAACTGGTTGATTACTCTGACCAGGCTATCCAGGACCTGAAAGATGCCGATATTGTGGTGATTGGTGTGCCTTTTTACAATTTCAATATTCCTTCTGCCTTAAAAGCATGGGTAGATCATATTGTACGGGGTGGCATTACCTTTAAATATGAAAATGGAGCGCCACAAGGGCTGGTTACCAATAAAAAAGTATACCTGGCCATGGCAAGCGGCGGAGTTTATTCGGATGGCCCCATGAAACAGTATGATTTTGCAGAACCATTTCTGCGATTCATCCTGTCGTTTATCGGGTTGAATGATATCACCACTTTCCGGGTTGAAGGAACGGCGTACCCTGATCTGGCAGATGCGGCGTTTCCCAAAGCTGTGGAAGCGGTGAATGAGTATGCCTTCTAA
- a CDS encoding RNA polymerase sigma factor: MNFQPIVPDDGELLLQLRKGDRIAFDELFNRFAEPIHTYVKMRLNGSEEADDVLQEVFIRLWNKRQSIVIHTSFRNYLYTIVQHCICDHQRASKRKRYTLTAEMPDHTEERPQPDEQYQYKQVYHIWKNATNKLPGQMRRIYSMKNEEQLSVKEIASELQLSEQTVKNQLHTAGQRIVKMLRQVQAFF, from the coding sequence ATGAATTTTCAACCAATTGTTCCCGACGACGGAGAATTGTTACTGCAATTGAGAAAAGGGGACCGAATTGCTTTTGATGAACTCTTTAATCGCTTTGCCGAACCCATCCACACGTATGTAAAAATGCGTTTGAATGGTTCGGAAGAGGCCGATGACGTGCTGCAGGAAGTATTTATACGACTGTGGAATAAACGTCAGAGTATTGTTATTCATACCTCTTTCCGTAATTACTTATATACTATTGTTCAACATTGTATCTGCGACCATCAGCGGGCATCTAAACGAAAAAGGTATACTTTAACGGCTGAAATGCCCGATCATACCGAAGAACGCCCCCAGCCTGACGAGCAATACCAATACAAACAGGTTTATCACATCTGGAAGAACGCCACCAACAAATTACCCGGACAAATGCGCCGGATCTATTCCATGAAGAATGAAGAGCAACTTTCGGTAAAGGAGATCGCTTCAGAACTGCAGCTGAGCGAGCAAACCGTAAAAAACCAATTGCATACGGCCGGGCAACGGATTGTAAAAATGTTGCGCCAGGTGCAGGCGTTTTTTTGA
- a CDS encoding FecR family protein yields MPRNSRRHKKNLSNQDAQWQQAWHSPDQMGMQKKQILLNSINDRIDNRRRQKKQLFFIGMSAVAAIVVAIFFKMPGSTAGVTTNAWQELTSAGSSKKILLEDGSVVWLAPNSSVKVYTNFLKKRTTVLAKGSAFFSVAKNAERPFTIGVNRQLVTVVGTAFTIHKLDSVDLQLTVKEGKVALNNPSGIQLVTAGQQVITSQANTSLVQVIDPAAADWWLHAQMRLQNITLGELLNRIETYYQVKLTHGTINRNEKVTLTWDLTISLQENLMVLNTLTGYKIH; encoded by the coding sequence ATGCCCCGTAACTCAAGGCGACATAAGAAGAATCTCAGTAATCAGGATGCGCAATGGCAGCAGGCATGGCATTCACCCGATCAAATGGGCATGCAGAAAAAGCAAATATTGCTGAACAGCATCAATGACCGGATCGACAACCGCCGTCGTCAGAAAAAGCAATTGTTCTTTATAGGAATGAGCGCCGTAGCTGCCATTGTGGTAGCCATCTTTTTCAAGATGCCTGGCAGCACCGCTGGTGTAACCACCAACGCCTGGCAGGAACTGACCAGCGCAGGCAGTTCAAAAAAGATCCTGTTGGAAGATGGATCTGTAGTTTGGCTGGCGCCCAATTCATCAGTAAAGGTGTATACAAACTTTTTAAAGAAGCGTACCACCGTTCTGGCTAAAGGATCTGCATTTTTCAGTGTGGCTAAGAACGCCGAACGTCCCTTTACCATTGGGGTTAACCGGCAACTGGTTACTGTTGTAGGAACTGCTTTTACCATTCATAAACTGGATTCGGTTGATCTGCAGCTGACCGTTAAAGAAGGTAAAGTAGCCCTGAATAACCCCAGCGGTATTCAACTGGTAACAGCCGGCCAGCAGGTAATTACTTCACAGGCAAATACCAGCCTGGTACAGGTAATTGACCCCGCTGCGGCAGACTGGTGGTTACATGCACAGATGCGGTTACAGAATATTACATTGGGAGAATTGCTGAACAGAATAGAAACATATTACCAGGTTAAGCTAACGCACGGCACTATAAACAGGAATGAAAAAGTGACGCTTACCTGGGACCTGACGATTTCCTTGCAGGAAAATTTAATGGTGCTGAACACATTGACCGGCTACAAGATCCACTAA